The following DNA comes from Brassica oleracea var. oleracea cultivar TO1000 chromosome C5, BOL, whole genome shotgun sequence.
AGGATTATAGTGACATACTCACTATTGCTGATGTGTTTGATTCTAGACTGAAGTTCACCTTTCTAGAGCATTATTTCAAAACCTTAATTAGATGTATCCACAAATAAGTCGAAGTTGGATCATGCATGTTTGTAAGGTGATGAAGAAGTTGTTTGATGTTTACAATAAAAACACAAAGAAAAACATGATATGAACTTCAAGATCAAACCCTGACATACCACTCTACCATGATGCGATGTAAGCTCTTTAGTCTTTACCTTAATTTTTTTTTTCATGAATGATTCAATGTCTTTACCTTATTTGCTTCAAGGTCAATGTTTGTACACAAAGAAGAAATGGTTAAGTGGATATGGACAAATAGACGTCGGCTAACTCAACTGATAGCTCTACCAACCGTAAGACATGGTCTAACCACAAAATTTGATAATCGAATAATACCAAAAAAAAGGAATTCAACCATTATATCCAAAATTTTGCTACTTCAACTGAGATTCACTGACCAAGATCAAGAGCAGAAACATAATATACAATTCGGCCCAAAAGTATGTTCGATCAACAATCCAAGACAAAAGACTTACCATATATGTCATCAGACCAAAGCTCAGTGTTTTGACCAATGACTAATCACCTTTTCACTAAGAACCCATGCCACTTTCTTGATCGGAGGAGTGTCAGACATTCAATGCTTAAGGTAAGACAAAATAAGTTTGAATCTCATTGATTTGTCTAACAATTTGTGTTTCATTTCATTTTGTTTTCTTAGTAAAAAAAACAGGTGTAAGTTACTTCATTTTGTTTTTATTCAATCTTAAAATTGAGTAAGTAAATGTCATTTGCTTCAGGTACTCTAGAATTGCAAAACTGTTCGGAATCTATATAAAGTTTCCTCTCACAACCATGTATCTTTACCAAGAAATCAAAATAAAAAGAAATTGCCACTTACAATACCATTTATTTTAAATCTTAAAAAAAAAACATGATAAGCAGTCGACTTATCAAAGTTATGTTTCATAGAATTTGGTGGTGTTTTTGTTCCACCCATGGACCATCAATTCCAGTACCAGCGACCAAATTTGAGAATGTTACACAGCCCATCAAGTTTAGCTCTATCAACACTTGTTTCAATCATCTTTTGATCAATATGAAAGTGTTACAAAACCACTAGTATAGATCTTATCCTCACTTGTCCATAGCCCTGACCATCGCCCATCTTCCACGGTCTTTGGCTAGTCCATGACTGCATTATATTCTCATTTGTTTTCTTTTGCATTTGTTTGTTAATCAGAGATAAAATAACAAAAGGGTTTATATACAAGTATAAATAGAACTAATAAATTAAACTTCTGCCACTATATCCACAATAATAAAAGTTCATTGAGCTGACAAGAGAAAAAAGAAACGGGAAAATTATAAAACTTATTTTAACGTGTTTACATTTTACAAAGAAAAAGTTTAACTACACAAAAGAATATATGATTAATAAGATATGGTCAAGCATAAAACCAGAATATTAAAACGAAAAACCATGCTTAAATAGTTTTTTTCTTTGTTTTTGTTATATACTAGGCCCATGAAACAAAGAATTAGGTCCATTTTTAGATCTAGAACACTTTCTTATAGAGATGATATAGATCCTAAGGTTCACTTACATTTCAAATCATCTTTGTAATGAATCTTTAATCAATAAAATCTCTTGTATGTTCTTTTTCTCATTCGATTTCATTGATGATTTCTCATAAACTATCTAATTCTTAGATTTTTTGATGTGTGAATCCAACAAACAAACGACCGCTGCTTTCTTCTTCTGCAGTCTCAGATAACATGGATCCTAACATCAGCCTTACAAACCTCCTAATCTGTTCTCATCTCACCTCCAGACCCACTGAACGAAGATTGGCCACGGCTTGTGCCAAAGAAACTGTTGAGAATTTGAAAATGATTAGGGAGTTAAACGAAAAGATATGTCACAGCCATGATTTCAAGAAGATTCCCGACAAAAGGACGCAATATGATCGGTGTGCTGCTGCTGCTTGTTTGTACATGGATCAATCAAATGAAAACATTTCAAATTTGGAAGATCCAGATTCCAAAGTTACTTGTAATATTTTTTATTGATTTGTAACGCCGTAGACTTCTAAGGGGGGGCTATTCTGGTTTTAATATCAAACTGTAAAGCATTCAGATTGAATTTTTCTATAGCTTTTTTAGTTTATCTATACTTGGATTCAGAGGCCCCGCGAACGGGAAATAATATTAAATTTTAAATATAGTTTGAAACATGATGATACACAAAAATTGCACAATTTCACTTTAGAATTTATCTCTGAAATCCAGACTAAAATTAATGTATTATAGAATACATAAACCAATGTCACTCATACTACCACTTTGTATCTATTTCTGATAAATGTATACATACATTTCTAAATGAACTATGAATTATACCATCAACAATAAAATCATTCTCATAATGTTTAAGCCATCTAATAGAATTAATTAACATTTAGAGTTTATATAATTGGCTAACATAAGGGTAAACATGTTAATTTAATTATAGTCAAATTGTTATAAAGTATGAATATAGATAATGATTAAATTTTATATTTTAACATTTGTCAATTTGTGGTTAAACAAAATCTCTTTGGAAAATGAGACAACAAAAATTTCCTCTTATTGATAATAAGGCTGTATAAAATAATACAAATAAAATTTCTAATTTTTATGTATTCTAAATATATTTTATTATTATTTGGAGTAATGCAACTCTCACTATTTTTCTCTTTATTTTTATTGTGTCCTTGATTTTGTCGATGTCCACAACTCTTTTATACACAAATTTTTTAATAGTTAAATTTAAAAGATTGCAATGGTAAATTGGGAAATGATTGATCACTAGATATTACAATGGCTGATCATCAAATCTTGCAATGATGGAGCATTTACACGATTGGAAATATTTATCTAAACAATGCAATTATATATTTAAATAATTACAAATTTTTATCTAAAAATTATAGTGGTTTCTTAAATTATTGAATTGATTGACTAAATTTTTAAGATCTCCCATTTAGTTCCAATATGTTAATTTTGTTTCAAGCATTCTTTTTGTTGAAAACTGAATGTAAATCAAATTTTTATTTATCTGTAACTATCCCGTAAAATTGTTTTTTTTTCTAACTCCACATTAGCAACAATCGGTTAAAAGTGATGTTAATATTCTTTTCAATAGTTCTAATTTTTTTGAAAATTCTATAATATTTTCAAATAACTGGAAGTTATAGTCTATAAATGAGAATATGTTATACCATATTAAATTTTTCCTTTTCTCATTATTTTTTTGTTTAGTGAAAACAATAAAAAATCTAATAGAAACATACATTTCAAAAGTAATTAAGATAATATCAGATATTTCTACTAAAGAATTATAATCTACAAATCATATTAGTTGTTTTTGCTCGATTTTAATTGAAACCATCTTTAGTTACGTGTTATAAAGTTATTCTAATGAGACATCAAAACACCAAATTTGGTGTAATTTCATCGCTAATGAATAACTAAAAGTGCTACTATCCGACTAAATTTGGTGTAGTGTCAATAGTGTTCTACCAAATTTGGTGTAACACTATTTATTCATCACACCAAATATTAAAATAATATGTTTTATTAATTTCTATTTAATTATAGATACATTAGTTTTAATTAGTTTTAACTTATAGCTAAATGAATATATCATAATATTTTAACCATCTTTAGTTACGTGTTATAGAGCCATTCTAATGAGACCCCAAAACACCAAAATGCATTATGCATTACTTTGACTAATAAAACTAATCGAAATGTTGCTGAAGATGAATCTGGAAGTTGACTCCTTGTCGTGATCAACAAGTGATTGTCACTTATCGTAATGTTTCCCTCCCAGTCTCTAACGTGGCCCGTAAATGTTCCATTATTTCACTTGATTCTCATGTATTGTGTGATGAAGACTCTAAATGGTTCAAAGGGTTAGACTCAAGCCGGATATCCAAGACATGTGAGAGGCACGTGTGGTCATTAGTCTCTCAGCCAATCAAAAGAGGGTTCTCCATTAGTATATACGTATTGTTTTTTTTTTTTGTAACACAGTATATACGTATTGTATCTTCTTCTTCTTCTTCTTTTTTTTTTTTGGTAAAATGTTAATATTATACCATTTTTGATTTTCCACAATGTTGATTTCAACTTATTACACAAAACAGTAACTAAAACACCAGAACATGAAACAAACTGAGAGAACTTCAAGGAGGTCTGTAAGTGGAAAAATAGAATTGGAGCAAGGACGGCTGGGCTGACGACCTTGTTGGAAGAGACAACATCCGATCCCTAAGCAGCCGGTCCAGAGAAAGATGCAGGACTGATGTTGGGGAGGATACTGAAGTGAAGATGCGCGCATTTCTTTCCTTCCAAATGACATAGATGATGGACTGGAAGAGAAGCTTTGCGAGAGTGGAGGCGTTGTAGTTGGAACGGTGCGGAGGTGATAGAATCCAACAGAGCCGGCCCTTGGGCCAAGCCCATCAAGCACTGGCTTCCGGCCGACAAATTTATAAAAATATTTTGGCCACATTTTCGTAAGTGTCTTTGTGGTATGGTGGCTTAGTGTTAACATTTAAATGTGGCTGGTCTCGGGTTCGATCCGCTGAAGCCACAATAAGTTTTTTTTTTTACTTTACATAAAGTTAAATTAAGTAAACGAAAAGGAAATTCTCATTAAACCTAAAATTAATCACTTTTTTTTTAGTTACTGCTGCCGTAAAGCTCTAAAGTCTGAACATATCCTTAATTGATATCATCTTCCTAATTCCTATAATCCTATTACTTGAATCGTTGCTTATTTTCTTCTGCAATTGTAAACTGAATTGTCATCTCCTTTAGTTATTTAAAAACAATCAGTTGAAAAAAATTTTTTGAACCAGCCTTTTTTTTTTACTCGCTTCTAGCCACCAAAAAGTCAGGACCGGCTCTGGAATCCAAGCTGCTGCAAGTCTGATGGCGGATTGGACCAAATTTGGGAGGCAAAAGCATTCCAGATCACTGAAGAGTAACTGCATTCAAAGAAAAGATGGTGGTGTGTTTCCATAGCAGAGGAACAGAGCACACACTCCCCTGTAACGTTCATACCCCAGCGTAACAACCTGTCTTTAGTAGGCAGACGCCTTAACAAAGCCAGCCAAGCCATGAACGAGTTCCTGGGAATACGTTCCTTGAACCATATTGCTTTATGCCAGTAGACTGGCAGCATGCTCTCGAAGGTTCTCCCAAGTGACTTTGGAGGAAAACGCAGAGCCAAAAGTGTCATTGGACTTACGCCATTGAAAAATGTCTGGTCCATTTGATGGAGCTGGCGGCTCTACTGCATTGATTGCTGTCTGGATCTCTTGAATTTCAGGTGACCTTGCAGGTGGTAGGTGCCATGCCCCATCCCTTGTTGCATCACCAACAGAAGCACTCTTTCTCAGCCTCATACTCCGAGGACCGCTCTCTCCTGAAACCTCAATTAGAGGTCCTAGAGATGTCCATGAATCATACCAGAAACTCGCAGAAGCTCCATCACCAATTACACACTTCATATAGTGGGACAGTATAGGTCGCAGTTGCAGCATGCTTCTAATTGTAGCAGAGAAGCGCGTTGAGTCTGGTGTTTGAGAATCTTCTTCTTCTTTGTCAGAGAGAGTTCGAGAATCTTCTACGAGAGTTGTAACAGAAAGAAGAGAGGGGTAGAGAGAGAGAGAGAGAGAGATACGATTAAGATAGAGAAAGCTTGAGAGAGTTAGGTGATTGTAAAGACTCTTTATTCATAACACATATTTACGGAATTTCCGGAAATCTCGGGTCCGGCGAGTATAGCGGCTTCTCCACATTGGAGGAGTGCGGTGAACACCGGGTAAAAAAATCTTGTGTGTCTCTTTCGTTTTCCTTTCGTTCTTGATTGATTGTGCTTAGATCGATCTCCGAGTAGATTCTTGATAGGAATCGCACAGACACAATACATGTCCAAAACCAGGAAAAGTCTACGTTGAATTCCATTAAACCGAGAATTACTAAAGTGAAGGCCACTTTGCTCCCCATGAAAAACACGTGTACGGTGATACACTGGAGACACCAACTTTCGATCAAATATGACGTACGCCCCTCCGTTAAATAAACCGACGCCATTGGAAAGAAGTAATAAAACATCAATGAAAAAATAATCCATTTCACGGCATCATCCCTGAGATATTTGTGTCTCTGAGATATTCCATTGGTTCCTTTAATATTCAATCCCAGCCAATCTATTGTATTCATCAATACCCCATGTATATTGTTGACCGGAGAACATCTATTCTGAATTTCATAAAGCCGTAGATTATTATGGTAACAACTTTGAGGCCTCGAGGAAACCACAGCATAGCTAGTGATACACTAGAAACAGCAACTTCCATTTTGAAAAATGGTAACTACTCCCATTTAGATTATTATGGTAACAACTTGTATACATTGGAAAATGTCCGGCCATGGCGGCTTAAGATACCGTTTTGACAATTGAAAGCCATGAAAATCATCGGATAAAACCAAAAGAGACAGAACACTGCGACCCAAGGACAACAGACGGATGCTGTCATCAGTTCAGCTATCAGTTCGTACCAGAAAAGAACACTCCCGAAAGGAGACAAGCACCACACCAATGTTGGTCAAATAATTGAGTTCCTAAGTACGTTAAGTTTGTTAAGTTTTATGTATTAAGAGTCGTAATATGTTATTAAGTTAGTTATTCATTTAGAGTCATGAGAAAGAAGAGACACAATGCTTAGGAAGAGACACAACTTTTGTCTTGTTCCTTTTTACTGTTTCGAGTCTATTTAAGGTATTGTCATTGTCCTGTAAACAAAAACAATCATTTCTCACACAATAAAACTTAAAGATTGTCTTTATTAAAGAGAGCACCGTGATATTTAATTATAGATAGATTAGTCTTTAATTAGTTTTAACTTTTAACTTATAGTTAAATGAATATAACATAATGTTTTTTCGTTTTATTTGTATTTCCACTTTACTAAAAGGGTTTTTTGCAGAATTGACCTATAACTTAAAGTCAAACACAAAACTAACCTCTTTTTTTTTTTGAAAATTGGTTTTGCCCTATTCACCCCACAAGTTCATATAATTTACGAAAATGCCATCAATTTTTTTTTCTTTTTTTTTCGAAAATGACATTTTTACTCTCTCACCCTCATCATCTTCAAGTAATTACAAGATTGTCATTGTCATCAATACCACAACCACCATGAACAACCAATTTGAAGCTCTTAATGCTCCCAAAATCGATTTACCCTTCTTCTTTTTCCATTCTTGTGAACTAAACACAACATATCTCTCACTTTCTCTCCACAATGAGCTAAAAAAACCCAAGATTTTGATTCTAAATTTTTTATGGTTCATAGAGTCATAGAAGCTAACGATTCTGGGTGGGTTACTTTCGTTTGTGATTCTGTGTGCTTGGAGAAGTCTTATGTATGCTAAGGAACTTATCTCACCAATTTAAGGTATGACATCGAGTTTTTTTCCAGATCTGTTCGTCAGACAACTTACTTGGGAAGTTGTCTGGCTGTAGACAACTTACCTGGAAGTAGTCTGGTCAACGCAGAGGTTATTTTTGCAATTGACTTTGAAATCTGTAACCTGAGACGACTGAAAGTTAAGTCGTCTACTATTGTTTGGTTTCAAAAAAATTTCCAAAGAACCTAGACGACTTACATTTCAGTCGTCATAGGTTAGTTTTGCATTTGACTAGATAATTACAGAAGTTTGACTTCCCCAGACGACTTACATTTCAGTCGTCTGGCGAAAATTAAAACAATAATATTTTTTTAAAAGTAGACGACTTAACTGTAAGTCGTCTACTTTTAAAAAAATATTATTATTTTAATTTTCGCCAGACGACTGAAATGTAAGTCGTCTAGGGAAGTCAAACTTCTGAAATTATCCAGTCAAATGCAAAACTAACCTATGACGACTGAAATGTAAGTCGTCTAGGTTCTTTGGAAATTTTTTTGAAACCAAACAAAAACAGACGACTTAACTTTCAGTCGTCTCAGGCTACGGATTTCAAAGTCAATTGCAAAAATAACCTCTGCGTTGACCAGACGACTTCCAGGTAAGTTGTCTACAGCCAGACGACTTCCCAAGTAAGTCGTCTGACGAACAGATCTGGAAAAAAACTCGATGTCATACCTTAAATTGGTGAGATAAGTTCCTTAGCATACACAAGGCTTCTCCAAGCACACAGAATCACAAACGAAAGTAACCCACCCAGAATCGTTAGCTTCTATGACTCTATAAACCATAAAAAATGTAGAATCAAAATCTTGGGTTTTTTTAGCTCATTGTGGAGAGAAAGTGAGAGATATGTTGTGTTTAGTTCACAAGAATGGAAAAAGAAGAAGGGCAAATCGATTTTGGGAGCATTAAGAGCTTCAAATTGGTTGTTCATGGTAAGTGTTATTTTGTACTTCATTTTGGGAGCATTAAGAGTTTCAAANNNNNNNNNNNNNNNNNNNNNNNNNNNNNNNNNNNNNNNNNNNNNNNNNNNNNNNNNNNNNNNNNNNNNNNNNNNNNNNNNNNNNNNNNNNNNNNNNNNNNNNNNNNNNNNNNNNNNNNNNNNNNNNNNNNNNNNNNNNNNNNNNNNNNNNNNNNNNNNNNNNNNNNNNNNNNNNNNNNNNNNNNNNNNNNNNNNNNNNNNNNNNNNNNNNNNNNNNNNNNNNNNNNNNNNNNNNNNNNNNNNNNNNNNNNNNNNNNNNNNNNNNNNNNNNNNNNNNNNNNNNNNNNNNNNNNNNNNNNNNNNNNNNNNNNNNNNNNNNNNNNNNNNNNNNNNNNNNNNNNAATAAAATATGATATGCTTTGACTAGTTACTATTGTTTGTTTCCATCTCTTAAGTATTATTGTTATAGACAATAATGATGACTATTGTTATGAGTTGGAAAAAGGGTTAAAATACTTCTTAAAATGTTGTATCAATATAAAGCTACCAACATTCTTGTTTATTAAGATCAGAAAAAGGCCATTGGAGTTTATCATTGCATATGAGAGATCCAAAGATAAGAAAAAGGCTACTGAAGTCTATTATTTCATTGATTTGTAAATNNNNNNNNNNNNNNNNNNNNNNNNNNNNNNNNNNNNNNNNNNNNNNNNNNNNNNNNNNNNNNNNNNNNNNNNNNNNNNNNNNNNNNNNNNNNNNNNNNNNNNNNNNNNNNNNNNNNNNNNNNNNNNNNNNNNNNNNNNNNNNNNNNNNNNNNNNNNNNNNNNNNNNNNNNNNTAAGAAGTCCAGACGACTTCTAAGAAGTCCAGACGACTTCCAAGAAGTTCAGACGACTTTGTCAGAAGACTTTTAGGAAGTTCAGACGACTTCCAGACGACTTTACAGGGCNNNNNNNNNNNNNNNNNNNNNNNNNNNNNNNNNNNNNNNNNNNNNNNNNNNNNNNNNNNNNNNNNNNNNNNNNNNNNNNNNNNNNNNNNNNNNNNNNNNNNNNNNNNNNNNNNNNNNNNNNNNNNNNNNNNNNNNNNNNNNNNNNNNNNNNNNNNNNNNNNNNNNNNNNNNNNNNNNNNNNNNNNNNNNNNNNNNNNNNNNNNNNNNNNNNNNNNNNNNNNNNNNNNNNNNNNNNNNNNNNNNNNNNNNNNNNNNNNNNNNNNNNNNNNNNNNNNNNNNNNNNNNNNNNNNNNNNNNNNNNNNNNNNNNNNNNNNNNNNNNNNNNNNNNNNNNNNNNNNNNNNNNNNNNNNNNNNNNNNNNNNNNNNNNNNNNNNNNNNNNNNNNNNNNNNNNNNNNNNNNNNNNNNNNNNNNNNNNNNNNNNNNNNNNNNNNNNNNNNNNNNNNNNNNNNNNNNNNNNNNNNNNNNNNNNNNNNNNNNNNNNNNNNNNNNNNNNNNNNNNNNNNNNNNNNNNNNNNNNNNNNNNNNNNNNNNNNNNNNNNNNNNNNNNNNNNNNNNNNNNNNNNNNNNNNNNNNNNNNNNNNNNNNNNNNNNNNNNNNNNNNNNNNNNNNNNNNNNNNNNNNNNNNNNNNNNNNNNNNNNNNNNNNNNNNNNNNNNNNNNNNNNNNNNNNNNNNNNNNNNNNNNNNNNNNNNNNNNNNNNNNNNNNNNNNNNNNNNNNNNNNNNNNNNNNNNNNNNNNNNNNNNNNNNNNNNNNNNNNNNNNNNNNNNNNNNNNNNNNNNNNNNNNNNNNNNNNNNNNNNNNNNNNNNNNNNNNNNNNNNNNNNNNNNNNNNNNNNNNNNNNNNNNNNNNNNNNNNNNNNNNNNNNNNNNNNNNNNNNNNNNNNNNNNNNNNNNNNNNNNNNNNNNNNNNNNNNNNNNNNNNNNNNNNNNNNNNNNNNNNNNNNNNNNNNNNNNNNNNNNNNNNNNNNNNNNNNNNNNNNNNNNNNNNNNNNNNNNNNNNNNNNNNNNNNNNNNNNNNNNNNNNNNNNNNNNNNNNNNNNNNNNNNNNNNNNNNNNNNNNNNNNNNNNNNNNNNNNNNNNNNNNNNNNNNNNNNNNNNNNNNNNNNNNNNNNNNNNNNNNNNNNNNNNNNNNNNNNNNNNNNNNNNNNNNNNNNNNNNNNNNNNNNNNNNNNNNNNNNNNNNNNNNNNNNNNNNNNNNNNNNNNNNNNNNNNNNNNNNNNNNNNNNNNNNNNNNNNNNNNNNNNNNNNNNNNNNNNNNNNNNNNNNNNNNNNNNNNNNNNNNNNNNNNNNNNNNNNNNNNNNNNNNNNNNNNNNNNNNNNNNNNNNNNNNNNNNNNNNNNNNNNNNNNNNNNNNNNNNNNNNNNNNNNNNNNNNNNNNNNNNNNNNNNNNNNNNNNNNNNNNNNNNNNNNNNNNNNNNNNNNNNNNNNNNNNNNNCTTCTATTTTTTTGTTTGGTCACAAGGGGTTGAGCTGTAATTTCACTAGGCTTTTAGGTTAGTTTTGCATTTGATTCAAGTTTGGGTATAGGTTTGGGATTAAAATCAAGTTGTGGGTTAGTTTTGGCAAAAACCCCTTACTAAAAACACTAAATTTTTAATTGTTTTTATTTTATTACATAATATAACTAAATGATTATTATCAATTACATTAACTCGTAACAAAATAAAAATGTTTTTATTTATGTATAAAACTAAAAATTTTGACTAATATTTTAAATAAAATAAATAAATAAGTATACAAATTAACTGAAAATAACATATATAAATAAACAGAAATATAAAATTATCAAATTTTAATAAATAAATAAAAATAAATGTGATAAATATAATTAGTCAATTATAAAAAAAAAATGTATTAAATTACGAAAACTTAAAAATTTAATAATATAAAATATTGTTATGGTGTAGAATTTGGTACAATGGTTGGAAATAAATAAAGTTTAATACCAAAACACCAAATTTGGTGTAATTTAAACACTAAATTTGGTGTTATCGTTGGTGATGCCCTACATGTTTTAGATGACTTAGATGACTACTAGCATATTAATCAAACCTTCATCATAGTTTACTTCAATTTTCACTTATACCTTTTTTTGAGAACCACTTGTGCTTTCTGGTAAGAGATAAATTATATTATTTGTATGATAAAATCAATTCAAAATTATGTGTAGAAATTTTTAATCCAATGAATATTGCATCATAACAAGGAAGAGAATATTTATAACTCTTATTACTAAATATATATACACAATATGCAATCAGTATAATTTAAAGAAAGAATAATGTTATAACCACAAATAGCAATTTAATATGCAATCAGTATATTATATTCTTTGAATCTATTGCGACTGTTTCAATTTTATGATTTTCACAAGGAATCGACAATATAAACTACGAGACCGAATACTGGAAAAAAGTGGGTAGCAATAAAGGAAAACTTTTTCATTCCTCTTGGCCAGGATGTTCACTCGTCATGCCCTTCTTTGCCTCCTCCATTAAGTTAGCTTTTCATGACAAGATACAAGAATCGATAAATCAAATAACTAAGATCACAAACATATTGATGAACTCATTGTTAGTTTCTTTCTTCTTATTTTATTTATGTAGTCTCTCTTTTAACAAAGAGAAATATAATTAAACATAATCTTTTCAATTTAAAAGACGTGTTGATTGATATGTTTATTTACCAGTTGCTACAGCTCATTTTATATCTATAACCAAATTTACATATCTTAAAGAATGATTTCCAATCTATATTATAATAGATGAGTTTTTGCTCACTCATCAGCGCACCACGTCAGCGTTTTGTGGGCCCCACTTTTAAAAAGTGTGAAAAATGTCAAGTCTATGGCTCGAACCCGGGTTATTGAGATATAAACACCAACATTTATACCACGAAACTAAATGATACTTTGTACATTGATGGTCGAACCTAATATATATTTATGAAGGTCAGAAGCTCTTGCTTCTTCGGCTTCCTCTGAGGGTCGGACCTACAAGTGCGTTATGGGTTTCATTTTAAAATGAGATTCATCACGTTAAATGAAAAAAAGCTCAAGTTTGCAACAATTATAGTTTTCTCATATTGTAAATTGTTGTCGTTTAACATGAGTTTGAGTTCTTTTCTTCATTGTCTCAAACAAGTCTGAGTTACAGAGTTGCACCATGTGTCTGTTCGTAATCTATTTTTTCACCGGTGAACTCTTCATGTCCACATCTTAAATCGGTTGATCATAAATGTTCCTGATTTGTAGCCCCTATATAAACCCTATATATATGATTNNNNNNNNNNNNNNNNNNNNNNNNNNNNNNNNNNNNNNNNNNNNNNNNNNNNNNNNNNNNNNNNNNNNNNNNNNNNNNNNNNNNNNNNNNNNNNNNNNNNNNNNNNNNNNNNNNNNNNNNNNNNNNNNNNNNNNNNNNNNNNNNNNNNNNNNNNNNNNNNNNNNNNNNNNNNNNNNNNNNNNNNNNNNNNNNNNNNNNNNNNNNNNNNNNNNNNNNNNNNNNNNNNNNNNNNNNNNNNNNNNNNNNNNNNNNNNNNNNNNNNNNNNNNNNNNNNNNNNNNNNNNNNNNNNNNNNNNNNNNNNNNNNNNNNNNNNNNNNNNNNNNNNNNNNNNNNNNNNNNNNNNNNNNNNNNNNNNNNNNNNNNNNNNNNNNNNNNNNNNNNNNNNNNNNNNNNNNNNNNNNNNNNNNNNNNNNNNNNNNNNNNNNNNNNNNNNNNNNNNNNNNNNNNNNNNNNNNNNNNNNNNNNNNNNNNNNNNNNNNNNNNNNNNNNNNNNNNNNNNNNNNNNNNNNNNNNNNNNNNNNNNNNNNNNNNNNNNNNNNNNNNNNNNNNNNNNNNNNNNNNNNNNNNNNNNNNNNNNNNNNNNNNNNNNNNNNNNNNNNNNNNNNNNNNNNNNNNNNNNNNNNNNNNNNNNNNNNNNNNNNNNNNNNNNNNNNNNNNNNNNNNNNNNNNNNNNNNNNNNNNNNNNNNNNNNNNNNNNNNNNNNNNNNNNNNNNNNNNNNNNNNNNNNNNNNNNNNNNNNNNNNNNNNNNNNNNNNNNNNNNNNNNNNNNNNNNNNNNNNNNNNNNNNNNNNNNNNNNNNNNNNNNNN
Coding sequences within:
- the LOC106344655 gene encoding uncharacterized protein LOC106344655 gives rise to the protein MKCVIGDGASASFWYDSWTSLGPLIEVSGESGPRSMRLRKSASVGDATRDGAWHLPPARSPEIQEIQTAINAVEPPAPSNGPDIFQWRKSNDTFGSAFSSKVTWENLREHAASLLA